ATGGTCAGACACTCACCTTTGCCAAGAATGGCACAACCTTCAAAGATGAACAAACAGGCAGTACCTGGAATATCTTGGGCGAGGCCACTGCTGGCGAGTTGGCCGGGCAGACATTAACGGCCGTTGTCAAAGTAGACCATTTTTGGTTCTCTTGGGCTGCTTTCCGGCCTGACACACGCATCTATCAACAGCCGTAGCGGCGCAGCTACGAACCAGGTATAAAAATTGGGGTTCCCCCAAAAAAGTGGACATACAAGAGGCAAATCGGTCAACGGCATGGCCGGCGGGTAGTGAGCCACGCTTCAGGCCCGGTACGTTTGCAGCCAGGCGCGAAACTGGCTCGCCAGTTCCAAAGGTGAAGCATAATGACCCACGACAGCCACAAGCCGTCAACTGGCAAAGCGTTTATTTGCCGCCACAGTTCGGCCAGTTCTCGCAGTTGATCGGGCGACGGCCGTTTTCTATTCCACATCTCCCCTCCATGTAAGCGTAAACGACCACCGGGCCGAGCGCCGGGTCCTAGAAAACGGGCTGCGGGGCAACGTCTAGCCCGGCCAATCGTTGTAAGGCGTTCAATTCGCGCGCGGGGGCGACGGCCAGTTCGTCCGGCTGCAAATACTCTTTGGCAATGAGATGGCGGTCGCCCGCCCAGACATCGTAAAGTCGGTTCGACTGGTGAGTCAGCGCCAACCGCTCTCTGACAACGAAGGCGGCCATATCCAGGCCAGTGGCCTTTTTATTGTCACCGCCGATCTGTTCACAATCAATGCCCAGGCGCGCAGCGATTTCCCGCAGATCGGCGAGGTTGTAATGTACCAGCAGATAGTGACGCAGAACGGTCGGCAGGAGTTGACGTCTATTTTTCCCGGGCGAGGCAGGAAATCGGCCGGGATGGGGTGGGGCCAGAGGGCGGTTCATGAAAACCTCCATGGTACAGACAGCCGACCTGTCAGCCGGTTCGATTTTTATGGTCGTTCAACCAGTCGGCCAAGACACGACGAAACTCAGGCGTCCGTTCTGACGTGGGTAAATGACCCACGCCTGAAAAAACCACCTTTTGGCTTTGCGGCAGACCAGCGGCAATCCGTTCGCCTTGCGCCGGCGGCACGATGGGGTCGCTGTCGCCAAAAAGAACCAGCGTGGGCGCGGTAACGGCCGTTAACCAATCGGTGATGTCGGTTTGCGGCATCCGCTGAAACCAGGTAAGCATGGCCGCACTGCTCAGCCGCCTGGCGTCTGGGTGGTTTAGGGCGATGAAGGCGGCTAGTTCAGGATGCGTGTAAAGGGCTTTTTTGTCTCGGGCATAGAACCCGAGGGCTTGCCGATAGTACCATCTGTTTTGCCCCAAGAGCTTGAAATTGGCTTTGAACAGACTTTGGGCGAAACGGCCGTTTCTAGCCAGTCCTTGCAGCATTCCTAAAACGCCCGTCCAACGCCCTTGCACAAATCCAGAGATACACACCACACCGGCCACCAATTCTGGCGCTGTGGCAGCCACGGCCAGCGCGGCAAAACCACCCGTCGAGTGCCCGATGAGGATGACAGGTCGCCCGCCGACCAACTGGCGCACGGCCGTACTCAACAAGCGGGCCACTAATTCTGGCGTCAAATCGGCTGATGCAAATCCCAGAGGAAACTGTGCCGGAAAATGCCCTGGCAGGCTGAGCGAATACCAGGGATAGTGCGCCAATACCGGCGGCGGTCCCACTAACCAGGAGTTGGCAGAGGCTGTAATGCCATGTAAAAGAACGATCGGTGTTTGTGACAGATGGGTGTTAAAGCCATAAGCGACCAATTGATGGCCCTCTACCATGAAAGTGTGTCGAGTTTGCTTCGTTGACATGCGGCCAGGGTTCTCCAATGTCGAGATTTTCAAAAAACAACAAAACTTGCGCTGTCCTAATCATTGAACTGGCGCATCGGCTCGGTGATTTTCTTCTAAAACAAAAATAGAACGCTGCCCGCTGCGCGCAAAGTGCTGCTGATACGCTGGCCACATCTGCACCAACTGCGGCCAGTAGTGGGATACCTCTTCGTTGGTGGCATCCCTGGCGTGGTAACAGCCGTTCCACCCCCCAATTTGCACGTCAACAGCAGGCTGGGCGCGGATGTTCAGCGTCCACGGGTTTGGCCGTTCAAAGCCGGGGTTGACATTGCAGAGAATGATGCGGCCGCTGTCGCGTAGGTAAAAGACCGGCGTGGTGCGCGGCTGGCCGCTTTGGCGACCGGTGGTGGTCAGCAGCAGTGTGGGGGCGAGGGGACGTCCGGTGGTGAGGAAACGGCCGTTCGTCCACAGATACAACCGGCGGTCCAACGGCGCTACCACGTGCCTGATAGCCCACACTCCCACGTGCGTACCACCTAAACGTTTCAGAATTCCAACGTTTATCATCAAAACCGCTACGCCGCCCTGGTCGTCAACTTACTCTTTGGGCATATTGGCCTGCATATTAACGCCTTTATTGCCACCCAGCGTGATCATCAGGCCCAGGACAAAGCCAAAGTTGTACCACTTGCCATTGTTATGGGCTTCGTACACGCCCACGTTGTCCTTAAACAACGACATCACAAAGGCAACCGGCGCGATCAGGCCGTGCCACAACCCGCGCCAAAACCCGGCAATTTCACCTTTTTCGTTGGCTGTGTTTTCTAATTCATTCCTACCGGCGGCTGTAAATTTTTCCTTCACGAAACACCTCTTTTTTCAACTTAACAGACCACACGCCCAAAAAGCGTGCCGGTCACAAAACAAACCAGACTCATCACCAATGCGATACCGCCAAGATAATGTTTGAGCATTGCTTTGCAAGAGAAGATATCATGCCGCTATCCGTGAAGAACGATTTGCGCGCTCCAGGCCGCAGCCCGCTCCAATTCGCCATCTTTTAGCGGTCCTTGTTCGCCGGTAACGAGAAAACCCTCCGGCGATGCCAGTAGACGGCCGCCTTTCTTCTCCAACATTTTGCCAATGGTATTGGCTGCGTAACCACCTTTATCCACAATAAAGCGAAAGACGGACGAATCAATTGTCGTCAGATCGATGCGGGTATCGAAGGCGGCCACGCCAGCGCCGGCCAGATGGTTCTTAGAGAGGGCGTTTAGCAATTGCGAGGCACCCTCCGTGGGGCGGAAGCTGCGTGTAGGCGAGCCAACAATTAACAAATCCAGTCCTTCGAGTTGATCGGGCGCAGCCTGGCCGACTGGCACAGCGGTTGTTTGCAGCGCCGCAGCAATGGCCTGGGCCACTTTTTCCGTGTTGCCGAAAACTGAGTCGTAGACGACCAAAGCTTTCATGGCGGCTGTTTACTCCTTTGCCTGCTGCGCCAGGTGCGCCTGGTATGCTTTCCAGCCGGGACACCAGGTGGTGTGCCAGCGCCACAGCCGCGCCCGGAACGATTTGGGGTTGGTTTCAGCTTTGTGGCGCATGGCGCAGGTTTCACAGGGGAGGCTCTTTTCGTCGGTAGGTTGCGTTTGTGTACTCATGTCAATCTCCTTCGGTTTTATACCTTGTAAGCAGGCCGCTTCACCGGCTGCTTTTGGGGCAGATAATTTTTGCGGACAACGGCCGTTATTTACTACGCCACCCATCGTGAAAAGTTGCACAATAAGCGTTCGGCGGCGTCTAGAGACTGAGCGTAATCAAGATTGCAGACAACAACATGATGACGTTAGCCAGCCCCAGAGCAGCCGCTCTTTCCTGCTCGGCATGGTCGGGTTGGCGATGGTCCCCAGCACAAGGAAACCGACTACAAACTAGACGGCGACACGGCTAAACGGGTAGATCGCACTCAAAGCCAGAGCTGAAGGGCCAGGACAATTGGGCCAAACAGCAGCAACACCACGATTTGCGTCAGGGCAGCCAGGTGTATCCTCGTCGGCAGCTTCCCCAGAAACTTACTGCCCAGGGACTGCTGGACTTCATTGAGGGTGGCGGCTTCAAGAAACTGCTGCGTTCCAAAGGCTTTCTCTGGCTCGCCAGCGATACCGACATGGCTGCTTCCAACTGACTGGCCGCTGGTGGGCCGCTGGTGGGCCGCTGGTGGGCCACTGGTGGGCCGTCGAACCCCGCGAAAACTGGCCCGATGACGCTGAAGTCCAGTTGGAAATCACCGCAGTCTGGGCCGAACCCTACGGCGACCGCCGCCAGGAGGCAGTGGGTAGCGGGTGGCGCGTGAGGGTCGCGGTTAACAAACAGCCAACCAATCCGACATCCGAAATTGGCCAAAATCCCTGAAAAGGAACTATGACGCCAACACTCTGACACGAACCAGCTACTACTGGCGCCCCGACCAGCCAGGCAAATTCTGAGGTGGCCGCCTTACAGCAAGCGCCTGTCATGTTGGCCCCATCTTACCCAGGACCTGCCATTGCAATTTCCATGTGGATCCATTCCTTGCGAATAGTTCCGTCCACTTGCTATAAAACCCCCCACTGGCGTGGTTTGTTCAGCACATCCCGGTAAACAATGGCGACTGCACCCATCACAACGGCATCTTCGCCGTTGGCGGCGGGGATGATCTGTACACCTTCTTGAACCCAATGCCAGGCTCGCTGCGTGACAGTTTCCCGGATGCTGGGCAGCAAATATTGGTGCAGCGCCCATAAAGGCCCACCGAAGATCACGCGCTGAGGATTGATGACGTTCATGAGGCTGGCAATGCCGATTCCCAACCATTTGCCAGTTTCAGCCAGGGCGTTGAGGGCCACGGGGTCGTCTTTGCCAGCCGCTTCCATAATAAGCGGTATCGAAATACGGCTAAAGTCGTCGCTGATTATACTTGTCATCCACGAGGGTTGCCCTTGT
Above is a genomic segment from Candidatus Leptovillus gracilis containing:
- a CDS encoding alpha/beta hydrolase; the encoded protein is MSTKQTRHTFMVEGHQLVAYGFNTHLSQTPIVLLHGITASANSWLVGPPPVLAHYPWYSLSLPGHFPAQFPLGFASADLTPELVARLLSTAVRQLVGGRPVILIGHSTGGFAALAVAATAPELVAGVVCISGFVQGRWTGVLGMLQGLARNGRFAQSLFKANFKLLGQNRWYYRQALGFYARDKKALYTHPELAAFIALNHPDARRLSSAAMLTWFQRMPQTDITDWLTAVTAPTLVLFGDSDPIVPPAQGERIAAGLPQSQKVVFSGVGHLPTSERTPEFRRVLADWLNDHKNRTG
- a CDS encoding nitroreductase family deazaflavin-dependent oxidoreductase; protein product: MWAIRHVVAPLDRRLYLWTNGRFLTTGRPLAPTLLLTTTGRQSGQPRTTPVFYLRDSGRIILCNVNPGFERPNPWTLNIRAQPAVDVQIGGWNGCYHARDATNEEVSHYWPQLVQMWPAYQQHFARSGQRSIFVLEENHRADAPVQ
- a CDS encoding flavodoxin domain-containing protein, with amino-acid sequence MKALVVYDSVFGNTEKVAQAIAAALQTTAVPVGQAAPDQLEGLDLLIVGSPTRSFRPTEGASQLLNALSKNHLAGAGVAAFDTRIDLTTIDSSVFRFIVDKGGYAANTIGKMLEKKGGRLLASPEGFLVTGEQGPLKDGELERAAAWSAQIVLHG
- a CDS encoding GTP-binding protein, encoding MRQGSQVYPRRQLPQKLTAQGLLDFIEGGGFKKLLRSKGFLWLASDTDMAASN